The genomic interval GAGAAAGAACTGGATTTGTCTACGAACAAGACTTTACTGAATATATCCGCCAAGAACCGGGTCGAAGCAAACATCAGGCTCAACGCGGCTGTCCGAGTTTTGCAAGCCTCTGATCAAAATGCCCCAAAACTAGGCATCTTGATCTCAAGGCTATCGGCAGACCTATTTCAGGTACGCCTCAGCGATAGAGCACCATGGGGGCAGACACTCGAGGAAGATCTTTGGCAGAGATGAACTGCACCCAGATGCAACGCATGGACATCGGGCGCAGCCAACCGAATCGCAGATCTCTAACGAGTAGTGCTGATCTGCGGAATCCTTTGCGGGACCCTCGGGACCGTCGGCTGAACCGTATTGCCGGGCCGTCATCGCTGGTTCTCTTCGGGGTGACCGGCGACCTTGCGCGCAAGAAGCTCATACCTGCCGTGTTTGACCTGGCCAATCGTGGCCTGCTGCCGCCGAGCTTTGCTCTGGTGGGCTTCGCCCGGCGGCAGTGGGACAACGAGGACTTCGCGGCCGAGGTGAAGGCGGCCGTTATGGCCTATGCCCGTACCCCGTTTGACGAGGCCGTGTGGAACCAGCTGTCAGAGGGCATCCGGTTTGTCCAGGGAGAGTTCGACGACGACGACGCCTTTGCGCGGCTCGGCGACACGATCGATGAACTGGATGAGCAGCGCGGAACGCGCGGCAACCACGCATTTTACCTGTCGATTCCGCCGAAGGCGTTCGAACAGGTTTGCCGGCAGCTGTCCAAGCACGGTCTGGCGCAGACCGGGGGTGATAAGTGGCGCCGTGTAGTCATCGAGAAGCCGTTCGGGCACGACCTTGAGTCGGCCCGGCAGCTCAATGACATCGTGGAGTCCGTTTTTCCGCCGGATGCCGTGTTTCGGATCGACCACTACCTTGGCAAGGAAACGGTCCAGAACATTCTGGCCCTGCGCTTTGCCAACCAGCTGTTCGAGCCTCTCTGGAATGCCAATTACGTTGACCACGTCCAGATCACCATGGCCGAGGATATCGGCACCGGCGGCCGGGCAGGTTACTACGACGGCGTGGGCGCGGCCCGCGACGTCATCCAAAACCACCTGCTCCAGCTCCTGGCGCTGACGGCCATGGAGGAACCCATTTCCTTCAACGCCGATGACCTGCGCGCGGAGAAGGAAAAGGTCCTCGCCGCCGTCAAGCTGCCGGAGGACCTCTCCACCCACTCGGCACGCGGGCAGTTCGCCGGCGGCTGGCAGGGCGGGGAACAGGTCCAGGGCTACCTTGAAGAAGACGGCATTCCGGCCAATTCGACTACGGAAACGTTCGCCGCGATCCGGGTGGATATCCACACCCGCCGCTGGGCCGGTGTGCCGTTCTACCTGCGCGCCGGCAAGCGCCTGGGCCGCCGCGTGACAGAAATTGCCGTGGTGTTCAAACGCGCCCCCAACCTGCTGTTCCCTGATCACGGCGAGGACGACTTCGGCCAGAACGCCGTGGTGATCCGGGTGCAGCCGGACGAGGGTGCCACGATCCGGTTCGGTTCGAAGGTGCCTGGCACGCAGATGGAAGTCCGCGACGTGACCATGGACTTCGGCTACGGGCATTCGTTCACGGAGTCCAGCCCGGAGGCCTACGAACGGCTCATTCTGGACGTGCTGCTGGGCGAACCGCCGCTGTTCCCGAGGCACGCGGAAGTGGAGCTGTCCTGGAAGATCCTGGATCCCTTTGAAGAGTACTGGGCCGGCCTCGGCGAACAGCCTGAGCCCTACGCGCCCGGAAGCTGGGGCCCTGCCTCGGCTGACGAGCTGCTGGCCCGCGACGGACGAACCTGGAGAAGGCCATGATCGTAGATCTTCCCGATACAACAACCTCCAGCATTTCCAAGAAGATCATGGCCCTGCGCGAGCAGGGCGGCGTGATCGCTCTGGGCCGGGTGCTGACGCTCGTGGTGGTCACCAAGTCCGGGCTGGAAGAGGAGGCCATTGAAGCGGCGAACGAAGCCAGCCGGGAACACCCCTGCCGGATCATTGTCCTGGCCGATGCCGGTGCCAAGGGACCGACCCGGCTCGACGCCCAGATCCGTGTGGGGGGCGACGCCGGCGCCTCCGAAGTGATCGTGCTCCGCGGGTACGGTGAACTGGCTGAGGAAAGCGAATCCCTGGTTGCCGCGCTGCTGCTCCCCGATGCGCCGATCGTGGCCTGGTGGCCGCACGGTGCGCCCAAGAGCGCGTGCGAGACGTCCATCGGCCGGATCGCCCACCGCCGGATCACCGACTCGGCCAACGAGGAGGACCCGCAGCGGGCCTTGGACAACATCCGCAACACGTACAAGGCCGGGGACACCGACCTCGCCTGGACCCGCCTGACCAACTGGCGGATCCAGCTGGCCGCGGTGCTGGACCTGGTGGATTCCTCGCCCGTCACGGCAGTCGCCGTCGAAGGCGCCTCGGACTCACCCAGCACCCTGCTCCTGGCAGCATGGCTCAAGTTGTCCCTGAAGGCTCCGGTCACTGTTGTGGCGGGGCTTACAGGGATGGGCATCCGCAGTGTCAGGCTCTGCCGTGATACCGGGGACGTCCAGCTGTCCCGGCCGGGTCGCTCAGTGGCTGAACTGACCCAGCCGGGCCAGCCGGCGCAGCGCATCTCGCTGCCGCGCCGCAGCCTCCGGGACTGCCTCGCCGAAG from Pseudarthrobacter sp. SSS035 carries:
- a CDS encoding glucose-6-phosphate dehydrogenase assembly protein OpcA — protein: MIVDLPDTTTSSISKKIMALREQGGVIALGRVLTLVVVTKSGLEEEAIEAANEASREHPCRIIVLADAGAKGPTRLDAQIRVGGDAGASEVIVLRGYGELAEESESLVAALLLPDAPIVAWWPHGAPKSACETSIGRIAHRRITDSANEEDPQRALDNIRNTYKAGDTDLAWTRLTNWRIQLAAVLDLVDSSPVTAVAVEGASDSPSTLLLAAWLKLSLKAPVTVVAGLTGMGIRSVRLCRDTGDVQLSRPGRSVAELTQPGQPAQRISLPRRSLRDCLAEELRRLDPDSVFGDTVQRVGSVRPLQHTV
- the zwf gene encoding glucose-6-phosphate dehydrogenase, which encodes MDIGRSQPNRRSLTSSADLRNPLRDPRDRRLNRIAGPSSLVLFGVTGDLARKKLIPAVFDLANRGLLPPSFALVGFARRQWDNEDFAAEVKAAVMAYARTPFDEAVWNQLSEGIRFVQGEFDDDDAFARLGDTIDELDEQRGTRGNHAFYLSIPPKAFEQVCRQLSKHGLAQTGGDKWRRVVIEKPFGHDLESARQLNDIVESVFPPDAVFRIDHYLGKETVQNILALRFANQLFEPLWNANYVDHVQITMAEDIGTGGRAGYYDGVGAARDVIQNHLLQLLALTAMEEPISFNADDLRAEKEKVLAAVKLPEDLSTHSARGQFAGGWQGGEQVQGYLEEDGIPANSTTETFAAIRVDIHTRRWAGVPFYLRAGKRLGRRVTEIAVVFKRAPNLLFPDHGEDDFGQNAVVIRVQPDEGATIRFGSKVPGTQMEVRDVTMDFGYGHSFTESSPEAYERLILDVLLGEPPLFPRHAEVELSWKILDPFEEYWAGLGEQPEPYAPGSWGPASADELLARDGRTWRRP